Proteins encoded together in one Aminobacter aminovorans window:
- a CDS encoding ABC transporter ATP-binding protein, which translates to MSSTKSVLRVENLVTRFKSVKRGKWVKAVDGVSIELRPGEIVGLVGESGCGKSTLGRSIVGLERPQSGRILLDDIDLSGLGGRKLRETRRAIQYVFQDPYASLNDRQTIGEAITEALVIIGIHDRARQRRRVHELLDQVGLPDTVAERYPRELSGGQRQRVAIARSLAVEPRVLICDEPVSALDLSIRSQVMNLFLTLQKDLGVACLFIAHDLALVRQAASRVYVMYLGKIVEQGTSLDVYERPTHPYTRALLASIPSADPRIEANREVPALLGDIPSPTNPPSGCRFRTRCPSAMEACAAAEPPTVWVGPGHGAACIIASQIRATEVVPRPEPQRLPQQLSA; encoded by the coding sequence ATGTCCAGCACTAAGTCAGTCCTGCGCGTCGAAAACCTCGTCACGAGGTTCAAGAGCGTCAAACGCGGCAAATGGGTCAAGGCGGTCGATGGCGTGAGCATCGAACTCCGTCCCGGAGAAATCGTTGGCCTGGTCGGCGAATCCGGTTGCGGAAAGTCGACGCTGGGGCGCTCGATCGTCGGGCTGGAACGTCCGCAAAGCGGCCGTATCCTGCTCGATGATATCGATCTGAGCGGCCTTGGCGGGCGCAAGCTGCGCGAGACCCGACGAGCGATCCAGTATGTGTTCCAGGATCCTTATGCCTCGCTCAACGATCGGCAAACGATCGGCGAGGCGATAACCGAAGCGCTGGTGATCATCGGGATTCACGACAGGGCACGGCAGCGCCGGCGGGTTCACGAGTTGCTCGACCAGGTCGGGTTGCCCGACACGGTGGCGGAACGTTATCCCCGCGAACTGTCCGGCGGCCAGCGCCAGCGCGTGGCGATAGCCCGCTCCCTTGCGGTAGAGCCGCGCGTTCTGATCTGCGATGAGCCGGTCAGCGCACTCGACCTGTCGATCCGCTCCCAGGTCATGAACCTGTTCCTGACCCTGCAGAAGGATCTGGGCGTCGCCTGTCTTTTCATCGCCCATGACCTGGCGCTCGTGCGTCAGGCCGCATCGCGGGTCTATGTGATGTACCTCGGAAAGATCGTCGAGCAGGGGACCTCGCTCGATGTCTACGAAAGGCCGACCCATCCCTATACGCGCGCCCTGCTTGCCTCGATTCCGAGTGCCGATCCGCGCATCGAGGCCAACCGCGAGGTTCCGGCATTGCTGGGGGACATTCCGAGCCCGACCAATCCGCCATCCGGCTGCCGGTTTCGAACGCGGTGCCCGAGCGCGATGGAGGCATGCGCTGCAGCCGAGCCGCCGACGGTCTGGGTTGGTCCCGGCCACGGCGCGGCATGCATAATTGCCTCCCAGATCAGGGCAACCGAGGTCGTGCCGCGGCCCGAGCCGCAACGCCTGCCACAGCAATTGTCGGCCTAG
- a CDS encoding aminotransferase class V-fold PLP-dependent enzyme, which yields MFLNRDTAHASSLKNAPDNEEFWGEVRKTMEPMYTHTQLVNTRRGSSPLEVRDRVRSLVDLSLSYELDEYEPFRDLKESGSSLMIRQMLADYFGGGADEIALTRNAMEGIATVLNGVTLKPGDEVIATKYCYDSNLAILRQRVERDGIVLKLVDLPFGRGSDAEFVKAFSDAITERTRLITFPHVVVRTGQVLPVKALAELARAKGIFSFVDGAHSAGHICFRLDELGCDAFATCLHKWMYGPRGTGFLYVRRDKIADVWPMWASWSNKPADSIEKFEEVGSVFKALPASIPDALAFNLQIGQEEKAARLRYMRNRWMIPLSRHEKVTMLTDIDAEPGTGFGAFVLDGIDHGQFAKALLDEFKINVLSFAMDEDPSLKGIHVSPGLSNSLEEIDRFVEAAHIVLGRGGQKVTQV from the coding sequence ATGTTTTTGAACCGTGACACAGCTCATGCGAGCTCGCTGAAGAATGCGCCCGACAACGAAGAATTCTGGGGCGAGGTGCGCAAGACCATGGAGCCGATGTACACCCACACCCAGCTGGTCAACACCCGGCGCGGGTCGTCGCCGCTCGAAGTGCGCGACCGGGTCAGGTCGCTCGTCGACCTGTCGCTTTCCTATGAGCTCGATGAATACGAGCCGTTTCGGGACCTCAAGGAAAGTGGCTCCTCGCTTATGATCAGGCAGATGCTGGCCGACTATTTCGGCGGCGGTGCCGACGAGATCGCGCTGACGCGCAATGCCATGGAAGGCATCGCCACCGTCCTGAATGGCGTGACGCTGAAGCCAGGCGACGAAGTCATTGCGACGAAATACTGCTACGATTCAAACCTTGCGATCTTGCGGCAGCGCGTCGAACGCGACGGCATCGTGCTCAAGCTCGTCGATCTTCCCTTCGGTCGCGGCAGCGACGCCGAGTTCGTCAAAGCCTTTTCGGACGCCATTACCGAGCGCACGCGGCTGATCACATTTCCCCATGTCGTCGTCCGTACCGGCCAGGTCCTGCCTGTGAAGGCTTTGGCCGAACTGGCGCGCGCCAAGGGTATTTTCAGCTTCGTCGATGGCGCCCATTCGGCTGGGCATATCTGCTTTCGTCTCGACGAGCTCGGCTGCGATGCTTTCGCGACCTGTCTTCACAAATGGATGTACGGGCCGCGCGGTACGGGTTTTCTCTATGTCAGGCGCGACAAGATCGCCGACGTCTGGCCGATGTGGGCAAGCTGGTCGAACAAACCGGCGGACTCGATCGAGAAGTTCGAGGAGGTCGGGTCGGTGTTCAAGGCGCTGCCGGCGTCAATTCCCGATGCATTGGCGTTCAACCTTCAGATCGGTCAGGAAGAGAAGGCCGCGCGGCTGCGCTATATGCGCAACCGCTGGATGATCCCGCTGAGCAGGCATGAGAAGGTCACGATGCTGACCGACATCGACGCCGAGCCGGGCACCGGCTTTGGCGCATTCGTGCTCGACGGCATTGATCATGGACAGTTTGCCAAGGCGCTGCTCGATGAATTCAAGATCAACGTCTTGTCGTTTGCAATGGATGAAGACCCCTCGTTGAAGGGCATCCATGTGTCGCCGGGCCTGTCGAACAGTCTCGAAGAGATCGATCGTTTCGTCGAAGCGGCGCACATCGTTCTTGGCCGGGGCGGGCAGAAAGTTACGCAGGTATGA
- a CDS encoding M24 family metallopeptidase: MDGASVDVKELARRNRQAIFNQIGDSSVVLVAAQPHHVFYCSGYKSMGFDTSWLLKMAVVFVADDWILVGPKADLWSAAETVGKDLRYFCYGNFFFDDQELRERKGTNVVEFATFDEAVSAAVAQLAGGRHKLGIDSVDGASHTLVSAQGLQLIDARATAAFFRDARSVKNPLEISLLRSASDLTEVALGNALRDAKAGMTEYELAARISAEMISQGGLPGFVVVTSGERSALADAYPTRRRIGANDIVRIDVGATFGGYWSDTARTAFVGEPGKDVLSAFAATSMGHRKASDMVAPGMTTDALFHEAVAAVRQGGLPQYKRHHVGHGLGIESHEYPTIAASNPVTLLEGMVVNIEAPYYRPGWGGMMSEDTFLVTATGAEALTRLDRGLFVIPA, translated from the coding sequence ATGGACGGCGCGTCGGTGGACGTCAAAGAGCTGGCCCGCAGAAACCGGCAAGCCATCTTCAATCAGATCGGCGACAGCAGCGTCGTGTTGGTCGCCGCCCAGCCGCACCATGTTTTTTACTGCAGCGGCTATAAAAGCATGGGTTTTGACACCAGCTGGCTGCTCAAGATGGCGGTGGTCTTCGTTGCAGATGACTGGATCCTCGTCGGACCAAAAGCCGACCTCTGGTCCGCCGCCGAGACCGTCGGCAAGGATTTGCGGTACTTTTGCTATGGCAACTTCTTCTTCGACGACCAGGAACTGCGCGAACGCAAAGGCACTAATGTCGTTGAGTTCGCAACGTTCGATGAGGCTGTTTCCGCTGCCGTCGCGCAATTGGCCGGCGGCAGGCATAAGCTCGGCATCGACAGCGTGGATGGAGCCTCCCACACACTCGTTTCGGCACAAGGGCTGCAACTGATCGACGCGCGCGCGACCGCGGCATTTTTCCGCGATGCCCGCTCGGTCAAGAACCCGCTCGAGATAAGCCTTCTGCGCAGTGCATCCGACTTGACTGAAGTCGCTCTGGGCAACGCCCTGCGCGATGCCAAGGCAGGCATGACGGAATACGAGCTTGCCGCCAGAATATCCGCCGAAATGATCTCGCAAGGCGGCTTGCCCGGCTTCGTGGTCGTCACCTCAGGAGAGCGCAGCGCCCTTGCCGATGCCTATCCGACCCGGCGGCGGATCGGTGCCAACGACATCGTGCGCATCGATGTCGGCGCCACCTTCGGCGGCTATTGGTCAGACACGGCGCGAACCGCCTTCGTCGGAGAGCCGGGCAAGGATGTGCTCTCAGCCTTTGCGGCGACGTCGATGGGCCACCGTAAAGCCTCTGACATGGTCGCTCCGGGGATGACCACAGATGCGCTCTTTCATGAGGCCGTGGCAGCCGTCCGCCAGGGCGGGCTGCCACAATACAAGCGTCACCATGTCGGGCATGGCCTCGGCATCGAGAGCCATGAATACCCGACAATCGCGGCCTCGAACCCCGTCACGCTGCTGGAAGGCATGGTGGTCAATATCGAGGCGCCTTACTACCGCCCCGGCTGGGGCGGCATGATGAGCGAGGACACCTTCCTGGTGACCGCAACGGGCGCGGAAGCGCTGACCAGACTCGACCGCGGGTTGTTTGTCATACCTGCGTAA